The Labrus bergylta chromosome 23, fLabBer1.1, whole genome shotgun sequence genome includes the window agcacaaacactGGAAGCGGGGGGAAACTGCTAGCCGAGTTAATATCTTGTTATTAATCACAATAGATCCCAGAACATGACGGACTTTAAAGTGAGCGTCTGTAGAAACTAAAGAGGCTGTAAGGGGTTAAAATAGCGCCCGGGCCCTCCTGAGATATTTTACCAAATCCCTCCGCTTCCAGtcttttatgctaagctaggctaaaaaCATCCAGAACCTTTTTTTGCAAAACGTCTTCTTCACTTTTCAGGGTTCAGgttttaatatttctgttttctttcaggtTCGGGACGCTGACGCTGGACGGAGGCCTGCGAGGCTAAAAAAAGCAACCTGCAGTCTgtacatatttttgtgtttatcttgTAAATACGTCGGGACTGTGACACAAAGCTTTTTGTATGAGCGGTTCAGATGTGCTCATGAACACGTGACAAAAACTCTGCATCACGAAGAGCTTCAGCTcacctttaaaggtcacatattatcctccaacacagaacagaacaggctgtttctgtgtctgtacctttaaatatgtaaatgagcagtgtctgaccacgccccctctctggaaggtgcttgggtgtactctggctttctcgctccatgtcctattgtttacggtgagaaggcagactcagggcagaacaaacacctagctgtgggagtgtcacccacctgggggaggggctactgccctttgtgatgtaatgaagggaacatctccaaacggcctgtttgagcacacattttctgaaaagtggagcaggcagaagacggagaggatggacttttctcatcattggggggtttgtagacagactagagacacatgttagagtgagaggaacatggagaagaggattttaaatatatgacctttaaataaTCTTATTTTTACCAGACGAATAGCCTGGGAACAAAAACCCTTAATAGTTGTATCAGTCTTTGGTCTTAAATATGTGACGGTGTTTGGATCTAAAGGTCTTAAAGGGGCGGTGTTCCCCTCTCTGTACCCCTCCACCACATTCAGATCGAAGGCCAAATGCCACAGGAGCGTAAATATCACGGCTTGAAACAGCGGTCTGAAGACGGTTATTTAGAGAActtaaaaaggcaacaacattAGAGGCATTaaaatcctttaaaatgtttcaactaTTACAGAAAACTTTTCTTCAtctgtttgaaatattcagAACTTCAGTGACTTTTCatgattttcctttttaagaGTTATAATCCATTTAAAACCTCTTAAAAAGTTCAGATAATCATCTAAAAATCAATCAGTGATCTCTTCATCTGAAATGATTCCTTTCTTTAAGTGACGGTACGTTAAAGTGAGAACATTAAGGGACGTTATCTGATGATTTTTTTGGTGTTTAGAGTTCTTGCAGGCCGATCAGTCATCAGTCACTTCCTGTGTCAGCATGCAGAAACACGTCCTCTCCTCGTTCAGCAGCTTCATCTTTTACTCTTTAGATGTTGCGCTTTTGTTTTGTCAgcattgaaaatgtttaaaaaatcctgtaaataaaaaaacaaaagatagtGACTTCTGAACGTGTAACTgtccagttttcttttctttttaatctcaAACTTCTCGTCCTCTCTGATGTTTAAATCTTTctccttggaaaaaaaatctttctctCGTCTCCCCCGTCATGTTTGTtgtcctccctcctccatcatcGGCACCATCGCTGGTTACCCCTGGCGACCGGCTTGTTGGAAAATCACCATCTCcatgctgtgctgtgctgcGGTTGCCACGGCAACATGCTGCGACAGCACACCCCCGTCAGCATCAGAGCAGTAATCGTCGTCGTAGGCTGAGTCTCAATCTCCGCCTCGAAGCCTGAGCACTGAACGCTCTCaggtctggtgtgtgtgtgtgtgtgtgtgtgtgtgtgtgtgtgtgtgtgtgtgtgtgtgtgtgtgtgacaccaGCTAAGGGGCTAACCCGGGCTCAAACCGTTTTATTTATTGTCACCAAGCTCAAAGAAAAACCACCTTAAAGGATTTAAAAGTATAAAACTCAACaactttataaaaataaaacagaaaccttcaacatgttttcttaacttgagtttgtttcttttgaacgcagagaaaaagaaaaacatcaataaaaaccTTCCAGAGGATTTCACTTTCAGATCTTGAGTTTCTGATCAGGTCTTCAGGGTGCCGGTGGACTAGTGGTTGTTGTGTGTACCCCATGTGAAGAGGATGTGGTTTCaggtttaaaataatatttatctctaatttaaagtttatatttttgGGCTGTAAagctcaataaataaaaactacaaatatggggtgggggggtggggggggggggtttctccCGTCTCTTGGGCCCCAAACTCCTTCAGTCCGCCCCTGTTAGTCAGAAAACATCCACCCTCGTCTTCATCAGCCGGAGCTTCATCACCCAGcggacacacagacaggaatcACAGGTGgacggagagacagacaggtggacggagagacagacaggtggacggagagacagacaggtggagagagagagccaggcAGACAGACGGACATGATGAGTGCTGCCTTCAcggacctcctcctcctccatcctgctcTGAATCACGGAAAAACACCACCATGACGTTTGATGGCGCTCTGCTGTGAACCGGTGAGTCCACACCGACACACACCGACAATTAATCCCGAAAACACACCTCGCTGACCGGACTCATTAACGACACGTTACGGGGGGCTCCGCGCGGAGGATTTCACCTCTTAATCCTTTTAACACCTGTAGACATCTGGCGGGAAATCTACGTCACTTTACTTCGTagtttacgtttttttttttttgtagatttttttaaagacatttatttattggtCAGGTATCTGAGAGGGTCCGCGGAGGATCCGGATCAGGAGCAGACATGTTGTGCAGGCCGGATACATGATGCTGCTCTGCCTCCATCATCATGTTTATCTCGTTATCTGATTGATTTCTGATCGATGGATTATAAACTAAAGgattcaaataaacacagaaagctCTGAGGACGACAGTTAAAAACCAAggaatattttttattctccatAAATCTGAATTTCTTtgttaaatcatgttttttcttttctcacagGTGACATTTTTCAATGAGCTCCAGGTTCACCCCCATGTTGTTTTCCGGCAGGTATTCGACTAATTAAAGTCGATTTACTCAAATACTGTCCCCCCCAAGTGAAATATTGTTAAGCTTAAGGGGGaagcatctttttattttacatgtttttataaatgacaGAAACGTGAATTGAGTCTGTGTCGGAGGTTTCGGTGCTCAGTATTTTTCCATTAAGAGGTTTCACTCTTCAGTGAAATCAGGTTGGATAGATCAGTGTGCATGTGAGTTCAGATATGTTATCTATTTATtacctttatgacatcacaactGTCATAATGTTTACTCTGATGTGTTTACAGGCTGATCTAAGGTCTGATCAACACAAAccagttcaacaaaaaaataaacttgcaTGGTTAAATGTCACCTTCAGATCTGCATTAAAGTACATTAAGGTGCTGTAAAGATTTGCCAAATGTATCATCCCTGTCTTCAAAGCCATCAGACTCCATTGAAAAGCTGTCATTTTAACTCACAGAACAAAGGAGATGCTGCTCTTCTgttattatgtgtttttttctcagcgTTAACGCGTTAATTGCGATTCAATTCAATACTGGAAATGGACGACATCGCTGCTTGTGGCTCATTACACTCCCAGACGGGGGGGGTGCTGATGACCTAGTCGTGGTTAGGTCGGGCCCCCTGTACGGAGGCTATATGGTGCTTCAGAGCTGATATAACAACTGCTTGTGTTTCTCGAGTAcacttcatgtgtgtgtagtgtttactttgttttcaCCGGTTCACCTTCTAACCACCAGTCAGGATGGATGAGGTTGCTATGAAGGAAATCCAGAGGAGTAAACACTttgataaagagagagagagatctccCTCCCTTTGGGTTTCTCCGCATTCTTAATGGGCGACCTCAGAGGAGAGCTGGATCTCTGTGGACACCAAGCCGGATCCCCTTGAAGGATTAATGAAATCATCCAGCAGCTCGGGCTGCTGCTGAAGGTGTCAGGAGGTTGTGGTGTTTACACAAATGGCCGGTGTGATGCTCCGAGGTGCATTTAAAACATGCATTCATGTCTTGGATTGATTCCCTGTATGCCTCTGGTTTCCCCAGATGTAACTCCTCAAGTGGAACTTTGTCTTCATTACATCGTTTACATCGTGCTGACAGCTAGCTGAGGCATGTTTCAGTTTGTCTGCGATGTTGGTTTTCTTAATTGGAAGAAATCCCATCTTCATTAGAGCGAAAGTAAAAGTATCATCAGCATACCAACGAACCAAAAGTCAAAGCGTAGTATCAACACTCCTTTCAGTCAAAATGGATTTCCCAAGCAATCTACTTTCCAACCAACTATCGGCCGAACAGCTTACCAATCTACCTTTCTACCAACTCACTGAAGGATTGTCCAACCAAACAAGACACAAACCTTCCTATTTAAACCCCTCAACCTGAGCTAAAAACATGACTTAAATATTGACCACCAGCCCTCCGATCTTCCAACcgtctacaattctacaattgaATTGCctcccggggacaaataaagttttttttaattgaattgaattgaattcccttagcagacgcttttatccaaagtgacgtacatcagagagtaagaacaacacaagcaaggatctagaaaaaagggaacaatgtgagtaagagcaaacgatcagctttgagtctgattggacacacaggtgctgacaggaagtgaccagaggcaaagcacaacattgagggcagttcttgagagctctaatcagtatagaaaccatcttataagtcgtcgttatcaaacaaaaaccatcgtcattaccatcatcatcatcaataatatggagaccatcatcccTACCGACCATCAACCTTACCAACCTTCCTCTGTGTTTGCCAACCGACCAAGGCATGTCCCAAGAAACCTTATCGACTTATCGACCAACCAACTGACCAAAGAGTCACACAATCAACCAACCGTCCAAACTCCAAACTATTCCAGCAACATACCGATCTATGGACATACCGACCAGCAGGACTGAAGGATGGCTAAACCAACCAACCTGCTGACCTCAGCCGACCAAAAGAACaataaaccaaccaaccaaaccaCATGCAAACCAACCAGTGatggttctagaccacttttactgagggggccaaactggggccagttgttttgtcagaggggaacattaaacccaggtgaaaaatagacaaagatgatctctttaaaatatatatatattatgccaaataatagtgcacatcattaaataccatgatttatttttgtttcagtaacagaatttaatactagattgtgagtccggttggtGAGTCAAATATCATTGTGTTATGGGggttcttccttttggaggggtggccacaggggggaccaagctcagtgttaccgGGGTACTGGCCCCTGTTgtcccctgcctagaaccgcccatgaaACCAACCAAAAAACCCACTCCATGTTAGATGCATTAAATTGATGTTTTTGACCCAAAAGTTTTGAACTAATTgtgattttgtttctttgtctccaCAGCGTCTCTCTGGTACAGACGTGTAGCGATGGTGTATGCTCAGTCTTCAAATACAGTCGGTGTCAACCCATCCCTCTACTCTCCATCTTTCACCTATCAGATGTCATTTAACTACTCAGTGAAGGAAAACGCGACTGTCCTGGCAACCTTACCCACAACCCCCCTCTGCAGCCTCGAGGGCCAGCTGAACAGGACCTCGGCCTCCTATGAGCTGACGACGGGCGAGGCGGTCGTCCTGGGCTTGGTTTTCGGGGTCCTCTGGTTGGTCTCCATCCTGGGAAATGCCCTCGTCTGCCTGGTCATCCACCGGAGCCGGCGGACTCAGTCCACCACCAATTACTTTGTGGTATCTATGGCCTGTGCGGACCTGCTCATGAGCCTGGGTTGCGCCCCGTTCATCCTTCTTCAGGTCGCTGCGGGACAATGGCCGCTGAGCGCCGCGGCCTGCAAGATCGTGCGCTACCTGCAGCACCTGTGCGCCGGCGTGCAAGTCTACGTCCTGCTCTCCATCTCTGTGGACCGCTTCTACACGATCGTCTACCCGCTCAGCTTCAAGGTGTCCAGAGAGAAAGCCAAGAAGATGATCCTGGCCTCGTGGCTGTTCGACGCCGCCTTTGTGTCGCCCTGCCTCTTCTTCTACGGCTCCATGTCTTCAGTCAGCGGTCACTGTGACTTCTTTCTCCCAGACAGCTGGGGCAGTATAACCTACGCCGCCGTTCACCTCCTGTTTGGTTATCTGGTCCCGGTTGGGCTGCTGGTGTCATTCTACCAGCGGGTGGTTCGCTACATCTGGAGGATCAGCGCCGACGGACGCACGGTGCGCCGGACGATGAACATTGTCCCGCGGACTAAAGTCAAGACCATCAAGATGTTCCTCATGCTCAACACAGTGTTCTTCCTCACGTGGACGCCCTTCTACATCGCCCAGCTGTGGCACCCCAGGGAGTCCGACGGACCCGGTAGGCGGGGCCTGCTGTTCTTCACGGCCATCGCCTGGATCTCCTTCAGCTCCTCGGCCTCCAAACCGACCCTGTACTCGGTCTACAATGCAAACTTCAGACGGGGCATGAGGGAGACCTTCTGCATGTCGTCGATGAAATGTTACCGCAGCAATGCGTACACCATCACGGCCAGCTCCCGCATGGCCAAAAAGAACTACATCGGGGTCGTGGAAATCCCGGCGCAGGCTAAGACGGGTACAAAGGACTCGGTTTACGATACGTTTGACCGAGAGGGGAAGGAAAAGAAGGTCGCCTGGACCACCAACGCCAACCCTCCAAATACTTTTGTCTAAGTGAGTCGGGACGGTCTCAGACTTTGAACGTAGAAATGAACTGAAACAGCACAGTGTCAGTGTTGACAGGTGAGCTAGCTGGGACTAACATGCTAgcctcccccccaaaaaacaagtCTCTCACAGGAACAGAATGTTTTCAGTTGGTAAAAAAGGGCTTTTTTCAGATGTAACCAGCTGGCCGGCAGCCATATTGGAAGTTCTCAGCAGCTCTGATGAGCTAGCTggttttatatttcagattgTAGTCATCACTTATTGTGCTGTGTTTTGATGATTTGGTTTTTTTGGTATTGTTTTATCAGATCTTGCGTTATGATGTCAGCTTGTCAGCTAGCTAACCCTCGTCTGTGGCCTCTATCGGTGACCTGCTGTCGATGCATCTAATGGCTTCAGTCGTGTGTTTGGTAGAAGCTAACGTCCGTTGTGGCTACTCGCTGTGTGTTAACATCATCATCTTTGTTACACTGCAGctgtcatgataccagatttttaaaccTCGATATgaagatattttaaataaaatgatatcGATATCGATTTCAATACAACGACAAcaaaaggttgttgtttttgttttttattcctaAACTTCCGGTAAACTCCTTCAATCTTCTTTTTTATGGTTTACACTTGTCTTATATCGAAGTTTAAAgttctgttaccatgacaaccctACTTCTTCATACTCACTATGAATTCAGTCGAGTCGTGAGATGCTTAAACGTAACACTACATGTGGTATCAGATGTTTGTCGAGATAATGTGTTATGAACAAATGAATTattcttttatcatt containing:
- the gpr19 gene encoding probable G-protein coupled receptor 19 isoform X1: MAKPTNLLTSADQKNNKPTNQTTCKPTSDGSRPLLLRGPNWGQLFCQRGTLNPASLWYRRVAMVYAQSSNTVGVNPSLYSPSFTYQMSFNYSVKENATVLATLPTTPLCSLEGQLNRTSASYELTTGEAVVLGLVFGVLWLVSILGNALVCLVIHRSRRTQSTTNYFVVSMACADLLMSLGCAPFILLQVAAGQWPLSAAACKIVRYLQHLCAGVQVYVLLSISVDRFYTIVYPLSFKVSREKAKKMILASWLFDAAFVSPCLFFYGSMSSVSGHCDFFLPDSWGSITYAAVHLLFGYLVPVGLLVSFYQRVVRYIWRISADGRTVRRTMNIVPRTKVKTIKMFLMLNTVFFLTWTPFYIAQLWHPRESDGPGRRGLLFFTAIAWISFSSSASKPTLYSVYNANFRRGMRETFCMSSMKCYRSNAYTITASSRMAKKNYIGVVEIPAQAKTGTKDSVYDTFDREGKEKKVAWTTNANPPNTFV
- the gpr19 gene encoding probable G-protein coupled receptor 19 isoform X2 — encoded protein: MVYAQSSNTVGVNPSLYSPSFTYQMSFNYSVKENATVLATLPTTPLCSLEGQLNRTSASYELTTGEAVVLGLVFGVLWLVSILGNALVCLVIHRSRRTQSTTNYFVVSMACADLLMSLGCAPFILLQVAAGQWPLSAAACKIVRYLQHLCAGVQVYVLLSISVDRFYTIVYPLSFKVSREKAKKMILASWLFDAAFVSPCLFFYGSMSSVSGHCDFFLPDSWGSITYAAVHLLFGYLVPVGLLVSFYQRVVRYIWRISADGRTVRRTMNIVPRTKVKTIKMFLMLNTVFFLTWTPFYIAQLWHPRESDGPGRRGLLFFTAIAWISFSSSASKPTLYSVYNANFRRGMRETFCMSSMKCYRSNAYTITASSRMAKKNYIGVVEIPAQAKTGTKDSVYDTFDREGKEKKVAWTTNANPPNTFV